In one Magallana gigas chromosome 7, xbMagGiga1.1, whole genome shotgun sequence genomic region, the following are encoded:
- the LOC105321959 gene encoding uncharacterized protein isoform X8: MEIIWLQRPHENIPWGFRLQGGREFGQPLAVQRVVPGSVADGSLSSGDLILKIGNHNVTNAYHSEGQDHIKNAGNTLQLTIKKVPRVAASCPVSPTSSHSFKFPHPINPSAYRTFSSDDGFHSYQRPLRSQYSTDDDSLRQFQSLPRQKVTSGGIHSTSMDIYDPYSARKHDSNSSVDPGCFTMPKPSPYRPSNVQASSADFRSGGSDSSGYQTSYSPTAVDLTTGNQLQGSRFPANHPSRGFYGPGPGISPPSYEKSLSERNRPFSPLYNRQDSSYGSNGSHSDQKRIYESPHFAGKENVVRPPHQLVRQTSREQPQYNDYQSDLSSVRSNVISPSSEYSRSPNEIRHLSYESNVQSPTLGRADSSMFLIGNSQPRVFQRNQIYDEKRVEERPVIQYQRQTSSGTLPKYESTISSPPLGHHPKQDGEKPEPPVRSHSFDHRVRKPSHNSSTGINSIEDILSPFEKFQSSSYFKEFYDQDQPISPSTSVKSNSFDTSSFRSPPTNDSPSVREREGNVTPYYNQGVPKAINSKSQLEKSVFFNSNKEDKEEQNMTSHNQFAPPPCMAPPPPPPPPPPPPPPGPTGSYGPGWKATKKSVQQTISDEQRTPGDGSPVPQGQFSDKMPDAVLNTMLKTQGSGTPKPFAYITGGIDLKEFKQKKSRPPPPVMPKSYRGPDLNSSEPCNYQSQPSPPVRSQQFQPQYQQAPVPALQYSNNQPNHQHQQRSPGAYRHAQYNSPIQMYSHNNAEDALRTQSGGALTGISGYPEKPQQDIQQSEVYKMVQEADGQDENERVGNYEQTSIRYTGKHIPSPSFRVLQRFADEAQEYDPLVTKKGAPPESDDLEDTDDGLPDNLSGEELIDKRYTGGAIPSRSFRMLQMSVGNGDTNETAAPSQSTSSPSFQQQQIQAQPRITIITRSHAVPTQIQPPDDVPSTDF, from the exons GTGGTACCCGGAAGTGTGGCAGACGGGTCGCTGTCATCTGGGGATCTCATCCTCAAAATTGGGAACCATAACGTAACAAATGCCTACCATTCTGAGGGTCAAGATCACATCAAGAATGCCGGCAACACGCTTCAACTAACTATTAAAAA GGTTCCTAGAGTGGCCGCTAGTTGTCCTGTTAGTCCTACTTCATCTCATAGTTTTAAATTCCCACACCCCATTAACCCGTCTGCTTACCGTACATTTTCTTCTGACGACGGTTTTCATTCGTATCAACGTCCACTTCGTAGTCAGTACTCGACAGACGATGACAGTCTACGTCAGTTTCAGTCTTTACCGCGGCAAAAGGTAACATCTGGTGGAATTCATTCAACTAGCATGGATATTTATGATCCGTACTCAGCTAGAAAACATGACAGCAATAGTTCTGTTGATCCTGGGTGTTTCACTATGCCAAAGCCGTCGCCTTACCGTCCAAGTAATGTTCAAGCATCATCAGCAGATTTTCGAAGCGGCGGCAGTGACAGTAGTGGCTACCAGACATCTTACAGTCCCACAGCAGTAGACCTGACCACTGGAAATCAGCTTCAGGGATCTCGGTTTCCTGCTAATCATCCATCTAGGGGATTTTATGGTCCAGGACCAGGTATTTCTCCCCCATCATACGAGAAAAGTCTTTCTGAGCGGAATAGACCATTTTCTCCTTTGTATAATCGACAAGATTCTTCTTATGGAAGCAACGGAAGCCACAGCGATCAAAAACGTATTTATGAATCGCCACATTTTGCAGGAAAAGAGAATGTCGTTAGGCCCCCGCATCAGCTGGTCAGACAAACATCTAGGGAACAACCACAATACAACGATTATCAATCCGACTTATCTAGCGTCAGATCAAATGTGATATCCCCCTCTAGTGAATACAGTCGATCACCTAATGAAATTCGACATTTATCATATGAATCAAATGTACAAAGCCCAACCCTTGGACGTGCAGATTCCTCCATGTTTTTGATAGGTAATTCGCAACCACGCGTATTTCAGAGAAACCAGATTTATGATGAGAAAAGAGTAGAGGAGAGACCAGTAATACAATATCAGAGACAGACATCGTCAGGAACATTACCTAAGTACGAGTCAACAATTTCATCACCACCACTTGGCCACCATCCAAAACAAGATGGCGAAAAACCAGAGCCGCCGGTGAGGTCGCACAGTTTTGATCACCGTGTAAGAAAACCAAGCCACAACAGTTCTACTGGAATAAATTCAATAGAGGATATTTTGTCTCcctttgaaaaatttcaaagctCTAGCTATTTCAAGGAATTTTACGACCAAGATCAACCAATTTCGCCTTCAACCAGTGTAAAATCGAATAGTTTTGATACATCAAGCTTCCGCTCACCACCTACGAATGATTCTCCGAGTGTTCGCGAACGAGAGGGAAACGTCACACCGTATTACAACCAAGGCGTTCCGAAAGCTATTAACTCCAAAAGTCAGTTGGAGAAGTCTGTGTTTTTTAACTCTAACAAGGAAGATAAAGAAGAGCAGAATATGACATCACATAATCAGTTTGCACCACCCCCTTGTATGGCACCCCCACCGCcgcctcctcctcctcctcctcccccTCCTCCAGGACCCACAGGATCGTATGGGCCCGGGTGGAAGGCGACTAAGAAATCAGTTCAG cagaCAATCAGCGATGAACAGCGGACGCCAGGAGACGGCAGCCCTGTCCCCCAGGGACAATTCTCGGATAAAATGCCCGACGCAGTGTTGAACACGATGTTAAAGACTCAGGGAAGCGGAACACCAAAACCATTTGCATATATTACAGGAGGAATAGACCTCAAAGAATTCAAACAGAagaaaag CCGACCGCCACCTCCTGTGATGCCGAAATCTTACCGCGGTCCAGATTTAAATTCTTCGGAGCCGTGCAACTACCAAAGTCAGCCGTCACCCCCAGTCCGCTCCCAGCAGTTCCAGCCCCAGTATCAGCAGGCTCCGGTGCCGGCCCTGCAATACTCTAATAATCAACCGAACCATCAACACCAGCAGAGGTCACCCGGAGCCTACAGACATGCGCAATATAATTCCCCTATACAAATGTACTCTCACAACAATGCCGAGGATGCCTTACGAACTCAAAGTGGTGGCGCTCTTACTGGGATTTCTGG ATACCCAGAGAAACCCCAGCAAGATATCCAGCAATCAGAAGTTTACAAAATGGTGCAAGAAGCTGACGGTCAAG ATGAGAATGAACGGGTAGGAAACTACGAACAAACATCAATTCGTTATACCGGCAAACACATCCCCTCGCCGTCTTTCAGAGTTTTACAGAGGTTTGCCGACGAGGCACAGGAATATG ATCCCCTCGTTACCAAAAAGGGAGCCCCGCCCGAGAGTGACGACCTAGAGGACACGGATGATGGATTACCCGATAATTTAAGTGGAGAGGAACTGATTGACAAAAGATACACCGGAGGTGCGATCCCGTCACGCTCCTTCCGCATGCTACAGATGTCTGTGGGAAATGGCGACACAAATGAAACCG CGGCTCCATCGCAGAGCACTTCTTCACCATCCTTTCAACAACAACAGATTCAGGCCCAGCCCAGGATAACGATCATCACCAGAAGTCACGCGGTTCCGACACAAATTCAGCCTCCGGATGACGTGCCTAGTACGGACTTCTGA
- the LOC105321959 gene encoding uncharacterized protein isoform X1, translated as MEIIWLQRPHENIPWGFRLQGGREFGQPLAVQRVVPGSVADGSLSSGDLILKIGNHNVTNAYHSEGQDHIKNAGNTLQLTIKKVPRVAASCPVSPTSSHSFKFPHPINPSAYRTFSSDDGFHSYQRPLRSQYSTDDDSLRQFQSLPRQKVTSGGIHSTSMDIYDPYSARKHDSNSSVDPGCFTMPKPSPYRPSNVQASSADFRSGGSDSSGYQTSYSPTAVDLTTGNQLQGSRFPANHPSRGFYGPGPGISPPSYEKSLSERNRPFSPLYNRQDSSYGSNGSHSDQKRIYESPHFAGKENVVRPPHQLVRQTSREQPQYNDYQSDLSSVRSNVISPSSEYSRSPNEIRHLSYESNVQSPTLGRADSSMFLIGNSQPRVFQRNQIYDEKRVEERPVIQYQRQTSSGTLPKYESTISSPPLGHHPKQDGEKPEPPVRSHSFDHRVRKPSHNSSTGINSIEDILSPFEKFQSSSYFKEFYDQDQPISPSTSVKSNSFDTSSFRSPPTNDSPSVREREGNVTPYYNQGVPKAINSKSQLEKSVFFNSNKEDKEEQNMTSHNQFAPPPCMAPPPPPPPPPPPPPPGPTGSYGPGWKATKKSVQQTISDEQRTPGDGSPVPQGQFSDKMPDAVLNTMLKTQGSGTPKPFAYITGGIDLKEFKQKKSRPPPPVMPKSYRGPDLNSSEPCNYQSQPSPPVRSQQFQPQYQQAPVPALQYSNNQPNHQHQQRSPGAYRHAQYNSPIQMYSHNNAEDALRTQSGGALTGISGARSRQRRCSEPAAQLSRSNFSLPNKTIRYPEKPQQDIQQSEVYKMVQEADGQGRKPKQPRDPLLRHNSIDDEMRFSGLNKKTDIPSKAFMKLNQISINDSQNSSDFPQSKQENQDENERVGNYEQTSIRYTGKHIPSPSFRVLQRFADEAQEYDPLVTKKGAPPESDDLEDTDDGLPDNLSGEELIDKRYTGGAIPSRSFRMLQMSVGNGDTNETAAPSQSTSSPSFQQQQIQAQPRITIITRSHAVPTQIQPPDDVPSTDF; from the exons GTGGTACCCGGAAGTGTGGCAGACGGGTCGCTGTCATCTGGGGATCTCATCCTCAAAATTGGGAACCATAACGTAACAAATGCCTACCATTCTGAGGGTCAAGATCACATCAAGAATGCCGGCAACACGCTTCAACTAACTATTAAAAA GGTTCCTAGAGTGGCCGCTAGTTGTCCTGTTAGTCCTACTTCATCTCATAGTTTTAAATTCCCACACCCCATTAACCCGTCTGCTTACCGTACATTTTCTTCTGACGACGGTTTTCATTCGTATCAACGTCCACTTCGTAGTCAGTACTCGACAGACGATGACAGTCTACGTCAGTTTCAGTCTTTACCGCGGCAAAAGGTAACATCTGGTGGAATTCATTCAACTAGCATGGATATTTATGATCCGTACTCAGCTAGAAAACATGACAGCAATAGTTCTGTTGATCCTGGGTGTTTCACTATGCCAAAGCCGTCGCCTTACCGTCCAAGTAATGTTCAAGCATCATCAGCAGATTTTCGAAGCGGCGGCAGTGACAGTAGTGGCTACCAGACATCTTACAGTCCCACAGCAGTAGACCTGACCACTGGAAATCAGCTTCAGGGATCTCGGTTTCCTGCTAATCATCCATCTAGGGGATTTTATGGTCCAGGACCAGGTATTTCTCCCCCATCATACGAGAAAAGTCTTTCTGAGCGGAATAGACCATTTTCTCCTTTGTATAATCGACAAGATTCTTCTTATGGAAGCAACGGAAGCCACAGCGATCAAAAACGTATTTATGAATCGCCACATTTTGCAGGAAAAGAGAATGTCGTTAGGCCCCCGCATCAGCTGGTCAGACAAACATCTAGGGAACAACCACAATACAACGATTATCAATCCGACTTATCTAGCGTCAGATCAAATGTGATATCCCCCTCTAGTGAATACAGTCGATCACCTAATGAAATTCGACATTTATCATATGAATCAAATGTACAAAGCCCAACCCTTGGACGTGCAGATTCCTCCATGTTTTTGATAGGTAATTCGCAACCACGCGTATTTCAGAGAAACCAGATTTATGATGAGAAAAGAGTAGAGGAGAGACCAGTAATACAATATCAGAGACAGACATCGTCAGGAACATTACCTAAGTACGAGTCAACAATTTCATCACCACCACTTGGCCACCATCCAAAACAAGATGGCGAAAAACCAGAGCCGCCGGTGAGGTCGCACAGTTTTGATCACCGTGTAAGAAAACCAAGCCACAACAGTTCTACTGGAATAAATTCAATAGAGGATATTTTGTCTCcctttgaaaaatttcaaagctCTAGCTATTTCAAGGAATTTTACGACCAAGATCAACCAATTTCGCCTTCAACCAGTGTAAAATCGAATAGTTTTGATACATCAAGCTTCCGCTCACCACCTACGAATGATTCTCCGAGTGTTCGCGAACGAGAGGGAAACGTCACACCGTATTACAACCAAGGCGTTCCGAAAGCTATTAACTCCAAAAGTCAGTTGGAGAAGTCTGTGTTTTTTAACTCTAACAAGGAAGATAAAGAAGAGCAGAATATGACATCACATAATCAGTTTGCACCACCCCCTTGTATGGCACCCCCACCGCcgcctcctcctcctcctcctcccccTCCTCCAGGACCCACAGGATCGTATGGGCCCGGGTGGAAGGCGACTAAGAAATCAGTTCAG cagaCAATCAGCGATGAACAGCGGACGCCAGGAGACGGCAGCCCTGTCCCCCAGGGACAATTCTCGGATAAAATGCCCGACGCAGTGTTGAACACGATGTTAAAGACTCAGGGAAGCGGAACACCAAAACCATTTGCATATATTACAGGAGGAATAGACCTCAAAGAATTCAAACAGAagaaaag CCGACCGCCACCTCCTGTGATGCCGAAATCTTACCGCGGTCCAGATTTAAATTCTTCGGAGCCGTGCAACTACCAAAGTCAGCCGTCACCCCCAGTCCGCTCCCAGCAGTTCCAGCCCCAGTATCAGCAGGCTCCGGTGCCGGCCCTGCAATACTCTAATAATCAACCGAACCATCAACACCAGCAGAGGTCACCCGGAGCCTACAGACATGCGCAATATAATTCCCCTATACAAATGTACTCTCACAACAATGCCGAGGATGCCTTACGAACTCAAAGTGGTGGCGCTCTTACTGGGATTTCTGG CGCTCGGTCACGCCAAAGAAGATGTTCAGAGCCAGCGGCTCAGCTCTCGCGATCTAATTTCTCTCTGCCAAACAAGACGATTCG ATACCCAGAGAAACCCCAGCAAGATATCCAGCAATCAGAAGTTTACAAAATGGTGCAAGAAGCTGACGGTCAAG GTCGCAAACCAAAGCAACCGAGGGATCCATTGCTACGTCACAATTCAATAGATGATGAGATGAGATTTTCTGGATTAAACAAGAAAACAGACATACCATCTAAAGCctttatgaaattgaatcaGATATCTATCAACGATTCACAAAACTCTTCAGATTTTCCGCAAAGCAAGCAAGAAAATCAAG ATGAGAATGAACGGGTAGGAAACTACGAACAAACATCAATTCGTTATACCGGCAAACACATCCCCTCGCCGTCTTTCAGAGTTTTACAGAGGTTTGCCGACGAGGCACAGGAATATG ATCCCCTCGTTACCAAAAAGGGAGCCCCGCCCGAGAGTGACGACCTAGAGGACACGGATGATGGATTACCCGATAATTTAAGTGGAGAGGAACTGATTGACAAAAGATACACCGGAGGTGCGATCCCGTCACGCTCCTTCCGCATGCTACAGATGTCTGTGGGAAATGGCGACACAAATGAAACCG CGGCTCCATCGCAGAGCACTTCTTCACCATCCTTTCAACAACAACAGATTCAGGCCCAGCCCAGGATAACGATCATCACCAGAAGTCACGCGGTTCCGACACAAATTCAGCCTCCGGATGACGTGCCTAGTACGGACTTCTGA
- the LOC105321959 gene encoding uncharacterized protein isoform X5 has product MEIIWLQRPHENIPWGFRLQGGREFGQPLAVQRVVPGSVADGSLSSGDLILKIGNHNVTNAYHSEGQDHIKNAGNTLQLTIKKVPRVAASCPVSPTSSHSFKFPHPINPSAYRTFSSDDGFHSYQRPLRSQYSTDDDSLRQFQSLPRQKVTSGGIHSTSMDIYDPYSARKHDSNSSVDPGCFTMPKPSPYRPSNVQASSADFRSGGSDSSGYQTSYSPTAVDLTTGNQLQGSRFPANHPSRGFYGPGPGISPPSYEKSLSERNRPFSPLYNRQDSSYGSNGSHSDQKRIYESPHFAGKENVVRPPHQLVRQTSREQPQYNDYQSDLSSVRSNVISPSSEYSRSPNEIRHLSYESNVQSPTLGRADSSMFLIGNSQPRVFQRNQIYDEKRVEERPVIQYQRQTSSGTLPKYESTISSPPLGHHPKQDGEKPEPPVRSHSFDHRVRKPSHNSSTGINSIEDILSPFEKFQSSSYFKEFYDQDQPISPSTSVKSNSFDTSSFRSPPTNDSPSVREREGNVTPYYNQGVPKAINSKSQLEKSVFFNSNKEDKEEQNMTSHNQFAPPPCMAPPPPPPPPPPPPPPGPTGSYGPGWKATKKSVQQTISDEQRTPGDGSPVPQGQFSDKMPDAVLNTMLKTQGSGTPKPFAYITGGIDLKEFKQKKSRPPPPVMPKSYRGPDLNSSEPCNYQSQPSPPVRSQQFQPQYQQAPVPALQYSNNQPNHQHQQRSPGAYRHAQYNSPIQMYSHNNAEDALRTQSGGALTGISGYPEKPQQDIQQSEVYKMVQEADGQGRKPKQPRDPLLRHNSIDDEMRFSGLNKKTDIPSKAFMKLNQISINDSQNSSDFPQSKQENQDENERVGNYEQTSIRYTGKHIPSPSFRVLQRFADEAQEYDPLVTKKGAPPESDDLEDTDDGLPDNLSGEELIDKRYTGGAIPSRSFRMLQMSVGNGDTNETAAPSQSTSSPSFQQQQIQAQPRITIITRSHAVPTQIQPPDDVPSTDF; this is encoded by the exons GTGGTACCCGGAAGTGTGGCAGACGGGTCGCTGTCATCTGGGGATCTCATCCTCAAAATTGGGAACCATAACGTAACAAATGCCTACCATTCTGAGGGTCAAGATCACATCAAGAATGCCGGCAACACGCTTCAACTAACTATTAAAAA GGTTCCTAGAGTGGCCGCTAGTTGTCCTGTTAGTCCTACTTCATCTCATAGTTTTAAATTCCCACACCCCATTAACCCGTCTGCTTACCGTACATTTTCTTCTGACGACGGTTTTCATTCGTATCAACGTCCACTTCGTAGTCAGTACTCGACAGACGATGACAGTCTACGTCAGTTTCAGTCTTTACCGCGGCAAAAGGTAACATCTGGTGGAATTCATTCAACTAGCATGGATATTTATGATCCGTACTCAGCTAGAAAACATGACAGCAATAGTTCTGTTGATCCTGGGTGTTTCACTATGCCAAAGCCGTCGCCTTACCGTCCAAGTAATGTTCAAGCATCATCAGCAGATTTTCGAAGCGGCGGCAGTGACAGTAGTGGCTACCAGACATCTTACAGTCCCACAGCAGTAGACCTGACCACTGGAAATCAGCTTCAGGGATCTCGGTTTCCTGCTAATCATCCATCTAGGGGATTTTATGGTCCAGGACCAGGTATTTCTCCCCCATCATACGAGAAAAGTCTTTCTGAGCGGAATAGACCATTTTCTCCTTTGTATAATCGACAAGATTCTTCTTATGGAAGCAACGGAAGCCACAGCGATCAAAAACGTATTTATGAATCGCCACATTTTGCAGGAAAAGAGAATGTCGTTAGGCCCCCGCATCAGCTGGTCAGACAAACATCTAGGGAACAACCACAATACAACGATTATCAATCCGACTTATCTAGCGTCAGATCAAATGTGATATCCCCCTCTAGTGAATACAGTCGATCACCTAATGAAATTCGACATTTATCATATGAATCAAATGTACAAAGCCCAACCCTTGGACGTGCAGATTCCTCCATGTTTTTGATAGGTAATTCGCAACCACGCGTATTTCAGAGAAACCAGATTTATGATGAGAAAAGAGTAGAGGAGAGACCAGTAATACAATATCAGAGACAGACATCGTCAGGAACATTACCTAAGTACGAGTCAACAATTTCATCACCACCACTTGGCCACCATCCAAAACAAGATGGCGAAAAACCAGAGCCGCCGGTGAGGTCGCACAGTTTTGATCACCGTGTAAGAAAACCAAGCCACAACAGTTCTACTGGAATAAATTCAATAGAGGATATTTTGTCTCcctttgaaaaatttcaaagctCTAGCTATTTCAAGGAATTTTACGACCAAGATCAACCAATTTCGCCTTCAACCAGTGTAAAATCGAATAGTTTTGATACATCAAGCTTCCGCTCACCACCTACGAATGATTCTCCGAGTGTTCGCGAACGAGAGGGAAACGTCACACCGTATTACAACCAAGGCGTTCCGAAAGCTATTAACTCCAAAAGTCAGTTGGAGAAGTCTGTGTTTTTTAACTCTAACAAGGAAGATAAAGAAGAGCAGAATATGACATCACATAATCAGTTTGCACCACCCCCTTGTATGGCACCCCCACCGCcgcctcctcctcctcctcctcccccTCCTCCAGGACCCACAGGATCGTATGGGCCCGGGTGGAAGGCGACTAAGAAATCAGTTCAG cagaCAATCAGCGATGAACAGCGGACGCCAGGAGACGGCAGCCCTGTCCCCCAGGGACAATTCTCGGATAAAATGCCCGACGCAGTGTTGAACACGATGTTAAAGACTCAGGGAAGCGGAACACCAAAACCATTTGCATATATTACAGGAGGAATAGACCTCAAAGAATTCAAACAGAagaaaag CCGACCGCCACCTCCTGTGATGCCGAAATCTTACCGCGGTCCAGATTTAAATTCTTCGGAGCCGTGCAACTACCAAAGTCAGCCGTCACCCCCAGTCCGCTCCCAGCAGTTCCAGCCCCAGTATCAGCAGGCTCCGGTGCCGGCCCTGCAATACTCTAATAATCAACCGAACCATCAACACCAGCAGAGGTCACCCGGAGCCTACAGACATGCGCAATATAATTCCCCTATACAAATGTACTCTCACAACAATGCCGAGGATGCCTTACGAACTCAAAGTGGTGGCGCTCTTACTGGGATTTCTGG ATACCCAGAGAAACCCCAGCAAGATATCCAGCAATCAGAAGTTTACAAAATGGTGCAAGAAGCTGACGGTCAAG GTCGCAAACCAAAGCAACCGAGGGATCCATTGCTACGTCACAATTCAATAGATGATGAGATGAGATTTTCTGGATTAAACAAGAAAACAGACATACCATCTAAAGCctttatgaaattgaatcaGATATCTATCAACGATTCACAAAACTCTTCAGATTTTCCGCAAAGCAAGCAAGAAAATCAAG ATGAGAATGAACGGGTAGGAAACTACGAACAAACATCAATTCGTTATACCGGCAAACACATCCCCTCGCCGTCTTTCAGAGTTTTACAGAGGTTTGCCGACGAGGCACAGGAATATG ATCCCCTCGTTACCAAAAAGGGAGCCCCGCCCGAGAGTGACGACCTAGAGGACACGGATGATGGATTACCCGATAATTTAAGTGGAGAGGAACTGATTGACAAAAGATACACCGGAGGTGCGATCCCGTCACGCTCCTTCCGCATGCTACAGATGTCTGTGGGAAATGGCGACACAAATGAAACCG CGGCTCCATCGCAGAGCACTTCTTCACCATCCTTTCAACAACAACAGATTCAGGCCCAGCCCAGGATAACGATCATCACCAGAAGTCACGCGGTTCCGACACAAATTCAGCCTCCGGATGACGTGCCTAGTACGGACTTCTGA